Sequence from the Crassostrea angulata isolate pt1a10 chromosome 9, ASM2561291v2, whole genome shotgun sequence genome:
GGGATTAATCTGAACTTCTGATAATGTTTTCCATATTCGAATTCACTTTGTATCCTTTTGATAGGTGCTGTCAAAGCTTTATTTTATTCCATTTTACCATATCTTTTTACTAGATATGCAATTTTGTAAGTAATAACTTAATTGCTTAGAAAAATTTCAGATCCAAATAAATGATCTCTGTAACAGGGAATCATATTGTCATGATCTTTTCTCCAGCCCTTATATTCTGATATAAAATGTACACGTACTTCTTTGATTGGTGCATTCAAAATCTAAGACTTGGcaattttacttatttatgtCCGCATGGCCTCCTTATGATAACACAGAACTTCACCCTTCAAGGGTGCACGGTtcattaagttttacatagcatGCAAACTTGTTTGGGATTTCCTACAGTACagtagtataaaaaaaaagaataatttaaaaGCACTTTAAAAGGATATACCAACAGGTAAATACCAAATCTTCCAACAAAGAAATTTACAGGGAACATTAGTACTGAACTACAAGGAATGTTACAAAAACATTAACAGGGAGGGATGACTAACAACAACAATAATTATAAGAAGTATCAACAAAATATCCCAAGAGCTATCAACACAATATCCTACGGGATATCAACACAAAATCCTGGGGGATATAAGGGATATCAACAAAATATCCCGAGGTATAAGAACTAAGTTAAAATGTTTATCAATCTTATTGATATTCCATTGGGATATCAACAGGGATATTAGCAAGGTTAAAAGGGATATCAACAAATTATCACATGGGATATCAACAAAGTTAAAAGGGATATCAACAAGAACCCTTGTTGAAATCCCTTGGGATTTTGTTGATATCCTTTGGGATGTTGTGTCGATATCCCTTGGGATATTGTGTTGATATCCCTTATAACTATTgataatataacaataaaataatagaTCTGCAAGGAAAATTAACACTAATTTTAATCTTGAGGAATTATATTAACAATTAATTCACTGGGAatatcaataaagaaaaaaaataagggaatatcaacaaaaattacaggaaatattaagatatattcatAGTCAAAGAATACTGGAACTACCTAGTATTTTGAAACAGTTACTTGATATCAATACCAATTACAGGAAATTTTAGTACAGgatatttagtaaaaaaaaatttaaaggatTTCCCATGGAATAACAGCCAAAAATGTGTGGGTAACACTTCAATCTGATGTTGAACAGTTCATCCACAGGAGAATTACTAGGTACATGATATCCCTCagcaaaaatcaaagtaaaGGTTTATCAGAGGAAACTTTCAACGGCAAAAAATTGCAGGGCCTCTTGGCAAAATACTACTGGATTAATCAAAAGTGAAAACCAATGtaaaattctttcttttctAACTTTAAAGTCATAGATATCCTATACTATGTCCCCAGTACTTATAAGCTCTCCCTGACACAAGTTATACACTGCAGACATTGATTCTGAAGCCATTGTACATGCAAACACAAACAAAGACCACAAAATGACTATACAGCTGCACCTGGTGTTGAAAATATTCTAACAGCAGTAATAGTAACAggtaaaacagaaaaattaggCATCAGAATGTCACTTCAAGtcaagaattgaaaaaaattaaacatagaaAAACACCAAACAATTTATgcacagggttgtctctaagacccgggaggcggggaGTTCCCCCgcctataatgccttaattacccggctatttttgcatttcaaacacaatgttacagtagctataagcaagacccccagaccccctgctactttttcatttcctccttctacttcactttttagagacaaccctgatgCATCTGACTTTTTTGACAACACAGCAGGGAAACCATACTTATCAACTTCATATTCAAGTGTCcatttatgaatatatatatattttggaaTAAGTCATAATCATGGTGTCGATTTAATATGACAAAGCTGCATTTAAcacatacattaaaaaaaatatggaaaaagaatttgaaatgaCACTATAAGTTCAGCTCAGTTCTGTGTACGTATGTGTGGCAGGAGACAGGCTGGTCCAGCAAGAAAAAGATTCAACTGTCCCTAATATCTGCAGATGTTATGAAAATTAAAGCATACAAGGGTAGAATTAGATCCCTTGTGCGATTGAGGACAACCCAGAAGAACAGGTAGGCAGAGTGGTAACAAATATATTTAGTGCTTCAGAAACCCTTAAAATTTCATGCTACAAAATTCAAggcccccctaccccccccccccccccaccaaaaaaaaaaaattaatattcatttcaatattaatCAATCTTCTTCTTttattaaccccccccccttttccctCTGCACATCAAGTATCTAAGTCtccatgtatacaatgtttTTCTTTAAGTTGGCTTAAATAACATATCAACGAgctaaaattgtaaaattggtAACAAGGACAAAACACAACATATACATCACACTCTAATTACTACTACTACCATGCTGATAAATATACACATTAAGTCACGTTAATTAATGTACTTTCTGTGGTACTTAAAATGCAATTAATTCACAGGTCAATCATTCAGCGGACAAACGGTTCAGCTAAAACATCACCAAAAATATTCCCGTCCCCTCCCCTACTTACCCTCCATCTCCGAAAATGTCTGAGTGTCCTCCGAAAAAGTGCATGGAGGGACGTGTAAAGCCTGGAAAAGAGTCTTGGAAGTTATTGGGATTGTCACGACCTGGAAGTGGAAAAACAAAGGTCAGCTCTCTGAACCAAGCATCCTCATGCAGTATCAACTGTGTTACATTTAGGGGTGTATTCGTTCGGTCGCTAGGAGAACTGCATGAGTAATcctaatttgctcgtttgcaGTGTGGAGATCTCCGGTAGATCTATATTGTCTACTTTCCATATAGCAGGTAGACAATGGAGATCTGCTGCAGATATTCAGGACCAGTTCTGGAGGTAGCAAACGAATACACCCATATTGTTTTATgggtttttcttcttctttatttacattgttttgtgtggggtttatttcaataaaactaCATTCTACtcaaaatgttgaaatatgcatgcttaatttttaaaaagaactttatttgaaatttgataaaaagtGTCATTCTAAACATTTCCTTGTGGCTCATACTGTGAAACCGTATAACTggtaatttttttgaatttttgcttttttcgtgacctcttttaaatcgcaaataattgaatatgcagaaattatatcctgtatcattttctatagGAAACTTTTTAAATAGCAAAAAAAGACTGacgcaaatttaaaatattattgatttcCCCCATATTTGCAAACTTtgtgacatgcaaaaaaaaactgGATATACGGTAACTACACtactataaaaaatatagtaaaaCATTAGTCATTGTCATTCAGTGTTCTTGCTGCTGAAGTCTTTTGGTACAATTCTTTGGTTCCTGAAATACCTGTACTATAATACATTGGTAAGATAAAAGTCAACATCTTTTCAATGTGCCTTCAAATTACAGTAGAATACAGTTATGgcaaacatgcttataatgaattgacgatTACAGCGAAATGTTTTCATTCCTCATGACCATATTCACTTTGTAAACTTGACAGAAATATTGAATTACGCTTATAAAGAAGTGAAATTGCCGTTCCAGGAGCGTTGTTATAAGAGTACGTGTTTTACTCTATTGTTGTTGTATTTATGAAAGACCAAAAGTATTGCCTCTGTAGAAAAGTAATTAAGTGTAGCTCTTCACCTAGTTCAGTCAGACAGATATAGTGACAATTAAAAGATGGCTATCTTATAGAGGGAAAACAGTGGTCAGGGGCCAAAAACTCAGACAAGCTCGCTTTTGATCTTAATCTCACTTTTTTGCAATATGCTCCTTTAAATATCTAAAAGTGAGACAGAGATCAAAAGTGAACAACTTAACTAGTTTTATGGTCCCTTTGACATATTGACCctgtaaaggaaaaaaaaaattttcacattATGAAAGTTGTCTATCGTATATAAACCTGCTAACATGTGCAATCACAATGTCAAGTAAACAGTTCTATCAACACCTTTCGATGTATTTTACCAAAGAAAGCAGCAAAAGGATCCCTTCCACCGAAAAACTCCTTGAACACTTCTTCTGGGTCTCGGAAGTGGAACGGATGGAAGCCGGTGAATCCTCCGCCCATGTTGAAGTCGTTGTATCCACTCCCTCTTCCCCCTCCCCCGCCTGTCAGGCCATCCTTTCCGTACCTGTCGTAAATCTCTCGCTTCTCCTCTGTTAATTACACAGAAAGGTATAGGCTACAATTTGTGCACAGAATATGTTATGCATGTACTTAGGAGGGCTGGAGGGTTGAGGCCACTTCAGACTAAATTTCAATCTCCTTGAGAAGAATTGAAACaacaaatatttatcatttattttaatattttgaaataaactaCAAGTTACTTTGAATAAGAAATTCACTGAATTAAAATAAAGTACAATAAGATATTGCAACATGGCCAATCAGATTGCTGCATTTATACCATGTGTATATTTATTAGTGATTTTAAATGATGTACATAATGACCAAATCATAAGTATTCGTTCACATCATTTAACTTGTAAAGGGCCCCTTTTGCAGAAAAAAGTCTTGCTTATTTATGTATCATAAACACATATATACAACACATTTGCCTTACTGTCTGATAAAACTTCATAAGCCTCAGAAATCTCCTTGAACTTTTTCTCTGCTTCCTCCTTCTGGTCGGGATTTTTGTCTGGATGCCATTTTAGAGCAAGCTTTCTGTAACTGTTAAAGAAAGACAGAATTAAAGGatgtttattataataaatacatcaaacaaaaatattgattaacCGAGATGCACAGATTGCGAGACGCATAtgccttcaattttttttctagtgATTTCTCATGACACCTCAAAACATAAATTGCATTAGAATCAATCAAAATCTAGGCAAATAATTGCTAATATTGGTAAATAATCACAATCTCAACAAAGAAAAAAGGTACTGTAACAACTGAAATCATTCTAACAGTATGTTTTGCTCAGCAAAAGggataaaaatatttcactttatttcatttgtaaaatttcatattatcaCAAAATGCGCCCTCccctacatgtatgtttttaaaacaagaacCCAGCAATTAGGattttttcaacatgtttaATATGTGGGCTATTTGAAGCGCATTTTACAAAATGGCATTGTATTAGTAATCCAAAGTGATTTAAACTGAGGAACCTGACACTGTGCCTGTGTGACAGGCTGCACCAATATTGATCAATTGTTTGCACTGCACATCATGCATGCATGGATTTTTACAGATATATTAAACCTCTTTggtttgtttaaattgttttgctTCCCAGCtcaactgtacatgtacatgtattgtgcaACTATACATTTTGCCTACAGATGCAAGTACcaaattgaatacatgtatgtacatgcatgtactttaATTGTAATGcagattttcaatatttctggGAATTTTATAAATCTCCCCAAATGAGATTTATGTAAATGCCATTAGCATTAACTGggtaaatttaatatattatatatcaataCCAATTTTTCAGGCACTTTTTGTAAGAAAAGGTATAACATTGCCCCACTTTATCAACATCCATCAAGGAATGTGCAAACATTGCAACACTAATAAAAATATGACCTCTTATAGTTTGTAGTAAATAATTTCCCCTGGGTGTAAGAATCATAAGGCAAGATTCCAGGAACTGCATGCATGCATTCCGCAAGGTGGCTTATAAATCTTCAGTGAAATCTTAATCTTTCTGGTTGGTGGAAAATTTTTTTGCCTAGGATCATAACGTACCAGTGTTAATGAGTAATTAAAGGTAATAAGGTGTGATATTCATGGTAAACAATGGgcagatgggttttttttaaaaatcaaaatgaactttGCTTCTCAATCTTCTTGGTCATCAATTTTGCGATATCTGAGTCACCTCCTTGGTTATTTATATTACCCAACGAGACCAATCCTgccaaattttcatttctaaaatttttctttaatcatTCCCTGTTAGATTCGGCTTTGAAGGTCGAAGTGAATTACCACGCATCTACAGCCTGGGAGTGGAGAGATGGTTCAATGGTACAGCTGTTTTCTTCTGACAGAACATACGCGTGTTTAAAAAGTATGGAGAAATGATGAATCAttcataaaaagttttgaatgaaATGATTTCTAAAACGCAAAGGAGGCCAAGTttcacttaataaaaaaaaaaaatcaacctaTTTCTTTACAGTAACTGCTAAGTTATTATATCTGTTTTGGGTAAAGTGAATTAAGACACGTATGAGTATATATACCCCAGGTTAGGTTGACCTACAagatagatattttttaaatatagagatggtaaaataaaaaccaaaattatTAGAAAGAATCAAAATACCATACAAGGAGTAAAgcaatttatcatttttgaagGAATGGAGGGGGTcttctgaaatttttaaataaatttagagTATCAATACAGTTAATACATCTAGCCAATATTTTAGAGGGTTTCCAGATGCTTCACCAAGAATAAGTTAATTGTGGATAGAAAAGTGATGCATATATCTACATGCACATACATCTACACATACAGTGTCATTTGATTCAAAAGTCATACTCCCTgactacataaaaaaaatatcatattcatACTCTAGAACTGTTACAAAAATAGATTTCTTTGTTGGTAATATGAACCTATATCTTGAAACTGCATGGTATATCTTTTCAATGCCCTAGCTTTAAAATTCATCTCATATTGCTGTGACTTTCATGCTTTTATACATAATCTACCCCAGAGTATAGATTTAATTCTTTGGTTACAAATAGTAAGTCTAACAGTCGCGACTCATTTACTTTTTCACTGATTTATGCTTTAATTTCATAGTCTTAGTTGcatgttattttaaatatagatTTATGACCTGTAaagtatactgtatacagggttattttcgccccctGTAATTtctcgcccttctacacttgcaaacagttttgcactgtcttgaatttgcccacAGTAAAATTGTGTATTAAGAGAAATAATTTGAGACAGTGGAATTCACACAGTCTAAATTCGCCCTCTGAAACCAAGGGCAAAAGGGGCGAAAAGAAAACGGAGgcaaatatttttctgtatacagtatcatatttgTGAATAGGGGTGAATTCATGCCTGTGCAATAAGTTACTACTTTCTTGCAAAAATTGTTCCTGGCTTATTTTTAACTGCAAGACCATTAACAAGTATAAATTGTGTGTTTTATAATACTTCGTTTTCAGTAATGTATAGCAACTGTTTTTTACTGCATGACCATTAACGAATATAAATTTTGTGTTATAATACTTCGTTTACAGTAATGTATAGCAACTGTTTTTTACTCCACGACCATTAACGAATATAAATTGTTTGTTATAATACTTCGTTTACAGTAATGTATAGCAACTGTTTTTTACTACATGACCATTAACGAGTATAAATTGTGTGTTATAATACTTCATTTACAGTAATGTATAGCAACTGTAAATTTTGCCTAGTAAGTGCTTCTTTCTTTAAACTCCTTTTTATGAGATAATtcagaaaatattaataaaaaaacatcGTGAAGTCGATGACTCTTCACTGATTTCAGAGATTTCTTTTGTTCTCCAagacatcaaaatcaaaatatcagtAACCAGTAGAAGGCAAAATAAGTAATAGTTAATTTCGCGGTTGGTAAACAAAAGACATATAAACTCTCTTCCTAGAACAAATCCTGTATTGTATGAGCTTGAAGAGCCGTGATCTTGACAGAAACAATCCACTGACAATGTAAGTGTCAACAGCAATATATACAGAGGTATGTACCAGTATATAAAGCCACTGAGCTATTATACGTATAAGTTCCTTACTGGTTGTAAATACTAAGCTCTAGCTAAGAATCTGAAGCCCAACTAAAGTTACACCATCAGAAAGATATTTTTACTCGACTTACATCAGAAATGccattaatttgtttatcatatgGTTGATATTAAACGAAATCACTATAAAACTACAGGTGAAAACTGTGTATTAAATTCTGATCCCCCTATATATATACAGGTTGTAGTATGTGGTATAACCTTACttttaataaatcaaacttCTATGCCTCCTAGTCCCTAATCATTGAGTGTACTGGATGACAGTTAAGTTAGCTTGAAGCCTGATCTGAGATGACTCAAATCGATCTACATGTTTAATACTTCGGATTTATGTAAGCTGATCGAGAGATTTAAAGGATACATTGTATCACCATCAGATTCCCTTTAGCCAAATAATATGatagatttattgaaaattgattgaaaaaaaattatgcttcGGAATATATTCTTCCTCTGTGCTCTATCATTGCctatgcaatatttaattaaaaggtGCACTGATGATCAATACTCGGCCTTATTTCATCTACTAGGGAACACATAGTTTACAATACATTGTACTAAAGGTTAATAGACTTTTTCTTATATatggttatatatatacattaatatatatacattaataatGTTGTTCATATTACATGGGTTTTGTGGGTGGAATCAACAGTTTTGAGGCAATGTAGATAATGGCCAATAGATTCAATAGATTTATCAATGACATACGCTGCCACCACTACATCTTCTACTTcggtaaaaaaatgtttaagagTTCGTCCCAACAGCATTACACAAAAATTTGGCAGCCAAATATTAACGAAACCAATTACAGTGAATCTTGCTTTTAAGATTTGCTAATAACTGACTTTAATTCCTTATAAAAGCATAGAAAATTTTGATATTCAGGATTTGGGGGACAGCCTCGGTGGGTTGATACACAAGGATATAGATATGGTAGGATGGATTCCCTCGCCCGGAATAAgtttaatatattcatttcttAGGTGAGAGAGTGATGGAAGAAAAGATGTcctaaataattatataagtatCATACATTATTCAGGACATTCACACTGGTAAATTTGGTACAGAAGTCTTGGTGACAGCTTCCATTAATCCCTGCATGATGATAAAGGACAtttctatgtaaacaaacatcATCCCTTTTCCTCATAATGTAAACACGGAAAGTGTTGGACCGTGACCATCTTCATTAATCTCTAGGTCAGGGTGTGACCCAATTTTTGCTACCTGACAGCTAGCATACAGCAAGTCACTTGAGGACATCTGATATTTACCTGAACAGCCCTTCAGAATGTTGCATCTTATCTTCaaacacccccaccccctcccacTCATCTTCACCTCTGTACAACTGATATACAAGAGTGTAGCAATGAATGGTTGTAGAGCATCTTGTATCTAATTTACAATacagtaattattttttgtgtggTGAATTAACCTAGTGTTACAACAGCATACAGTTATAAGTTTATACACTTAATAAGAGGTGGTCTTGATTTCAGCACCCACCCCCACAACCCCAAACCCTCTCCATCAAGCTTACtattacagtcaaacttcgttatcacaaactagatgggactgtttaaaactTTGGGATAGCTGAGTATTttagatatcgagggtaaaatagttaaataataagtggttgggacttacaaatcacttcgacatatctaTTGTATTCCAGATATCATAGTTGGAGATaacgaagttcaactgtatataaATTACTTTGCAGCCTGTTCAAGAGAGCTAGCACTCAAGAAGGCAAAAAAGGTCTCTGGTTGCAAGGCTCTCTGGGCCCTCCTCCTCCATCCCTCCACCCCTTCATTTACATACCATGTGGCAATTTCTCTTGCAGATATCTGATAAATTGaggtctcccccccccccccccccccatccaccCCCAAACTATCTTAATCTTTGTTACTTCGGTAACAGTCTCTCTCCACCCCCAACCCCCAGACCATCTCAATCTTCATTTACTTCATTTACTTCATTTACTTACGCTTTTTTGACTTCCCCATGACTGGCATCTTTGGCGATGTCAAGAACTACAT
This genomic interval carries:
- the LOC128162695 gene encoding dnaJ homolog subfamily B member 6-like isoform X4, producing the protein MELDYYVVLDIAKDASHGEVKKAYRKLALKWHPDKNPDQKEEAEKKFKEISEAYEVLSDKEKREIYDRYGKDGLTGGGGGRGSGYNDFNMGGGFTGFHPFHFRDPEEVFKEFFGGRDPFAAFFGFTRPSMHFFGGHSDIFGDGGFSNFSSTSFSGPRGGGNFRSSSTSTKFVNGKKIVTKKVVENGKETVTVTEDGKVVKHLVNGEEKQAIKG
- the LOC128162695 gene encoding dnaJ homolog subfamily B member 6-B-like isoform X3; this encodes MELDYYVVLDIAKDASHGEVKKAYRKLALKWHPDKNPDQKEEAEKKFKEISEAYEVLSDKEKREIYDRYGKDGLTGGGGGRGSGYNDFNMGGGFTGFHPFHFRDPEEVFKEFFGGRDPFAAFFGRDNPNNFQDSFPGFTRPSMHFFGGHSDIFGDGGFSNFSSTSFSGPRGGGNFRSSSTSTKFVNGKKIVTKKVVENGKETVTVTEDGKVVKHLVNGEEKQAIKG
- the LOC128162695 gene encoding dnaJ homolog subfamily B member 6-like isoform X1, producing MELDYYVVLDIAKDASHGEVKKAYRKLALKWHPDKNPDQKEEAEKKFKEISEAYEVLSDKEKREIYDRYGKDGLTGGGGGRGSGYNDFNMGGGFTGFHPFHFRDPEEVFKEFFGGRDPFAAFFGRDNPNNFQDSFPGFTRPSMHFFGGHSDIFGDGGRRRMQRRRERSDGPAYSRRPRDVAERSVHHPVGHSPFLHFGIPMGLGFHSPLFDDHFGMHPSSGFSNFSSTSFSGPRGGGNFRSSSTSTKFVNGKKIVTKKVVENGKETVTVTEDGKVVKHLVNGEEKQAIKG